AAGGGCACACAGTATCGTCTTCAAAATATACCGCGCTGAACGCCTTTCGAAAATTCTTCCACTGCTTTTTATTTTCTACAACCCAATTATCCGCTTTAACGGAATTAAAAATTGAGAAAACGAATACTGTAATACATAAACTCTTATAAATTGAATACTTCATCTTAGATCCTGCCCTATATCTCACTTAGAAATGTTATCACGCTTTCATCCCCTTATGAAGGACTCTTCTGCTTTGGAAAACCATTCTTCCTGATATATTTACCCACTTTATGCAGCGTATTTACATCCTGCTTGTCAAGAGAGCCGTCCGGTAAAGGTGCAATATTCAACAGAAGATTGGCATCATATTCAGCGGCATATTTCAGATTATCCAGTACTGAATTAAAACCTCTGTGATTTCCATCATGCTTTTTGGTATATCCCCAGCCAGCAATAGCTGTGCATATCTCAAAAGGCTTTCCGGCTGCCTGTTTTTCTTTAACCTTCTTCTTATTATTTAGCCAGTGAATCTCGGGTGAATAATAATCCTCTTGGCCGTTATATCCCCATTTTGCTGTAATCAAACATTGAGGCTGGATTTTACGGATCAGCTTGTAAGTGTCATCAACTCTAAACTTCTCAATAGGCCCGCTCATAGGAACGCCGTGGCCGTCAAGCCAAATGCTGGCTATAGGACCATATTGAGTAAGCAGTTCTTCAAGCTGCTGATGCATATATTCTACATAAATATTTAAATCGTGCTCCTTGCCGTATTTGTAATACGGTTCAGGCTCATGATATCTTGGGCGTGCAAAGCTGCCCCAATTATCATTATTAGGAGCATGCGGATGACGCCAATCCCTTCCGTGAGTGAAGTAAAGGCAAAGCCCAAGCCCTTTTTTATCACAGGCTTCGGCAAGCTCAGCTACAAGATCTCTTTTTGCAGGTGATTTAACGCTGTTGAAATTAGTTGATTTTGTGTCAAACAAACAAAAACTGTCGTGATGACGCGTTGTGATGTTCACATACTTCATCTCAGCACGAAGAGCTAGATCAGTTATCTCATCAGCATCAAAGTTTTCAGCAGTAAAGCGTTTTATAAGCTTCTCATATTCTTTGACATGTATCTTTTCTTTTAGCTGCACCCATTCGCCCCTGCCAAGCAGACTGTATAACCCATAGTGAAGGAACAGGCCAAACTCCGAGTTTCTAAACCAATCCATTGCAGAATTATGAGGTTTGGCAGAGTAATTTTGAGCAAAATCTTTCAGGTATGAAGGTGCTGAAGTATTGAACTGCCCCCTCGATAACGCTGGCAAACCAATAAGCCCGGCAGCGCCCATTATTTTAGCAAATTCTCGTCTGTTAATCATTAGTCATCTTTCAATTAATTTGTACAAAACAGGATTTTACTTTATTGCCTGTTATATGTTATATCCTAAACCAAGGTGATTTTTGAGCTCAGAAAGATTTTTTGAATTTTTGGCAAATTCATTAACGAAAGATCAGCGTGAATTAGTGCTTTGGCAAACCCCTAAGTGCATCTTAGAGCTGCTCAGCGGCTGAAAAATATCTCCCCTCCGCTTCCTCCGTGTAAAAAAAATATCTACAACATCAGAGCAGGATTATGTATTGCGGTGGCAGCGTACTTGCCGGCAGATAGCCTTCCCTCATTTATGAAAATGTTTTCTCTGATGTAAAAGAGAGTTAAACATCGGAGGAAGCGGAGATAACGGAGAGGATGTGATAAATTAGACAGGATTAACAAGATTTACAGGATGAGATAAAGATAGTGGCAGAGCTGCAAGTAGCAGAGTAGCGAGTAGCTCGTGGTGTCTAGTCCTGAGTATAGTTGACAGATATCAGAATAGATGTTAATTAAATTTCAGGAATATTTATGAGTGCGCCAAGCAAAGCTAATATGTGCAAGTCGGACAATCCGGCACGGGTAAAGGCTAACCACCAGCCCGGGACTGAACCGGACGTATTGCGAGGTAACGAGTAATGCGAAGCTTCGGTAAGGGCAGTTTGTCAGCCGTAACGCAAGTGAAGGTATCGAGCCCCGAAATAATCCTTATTTCACTGGGTCAAGGGTTTCATTTCCTGGAAACCAGTATCGATGCGCACGTTAAAGGTGAGTGCGTAATCGACGTGGCGGGGTCTAAGTCCGCAGCGGGCAAACAAACTGTACATATTGGAACTTGGGAGAACCGAAGCGTTCCGAAAGGAAGCCGCCAAATAGCCGAAAAAGTGATGAGGCGGTATGGCGTTTCGGTAGTCGGACTAACCCATAGTAGAGGTGTAGCAGGGGTAATGCCCTGTGGGGCTATAAGCTTACTCGAAGGGGTTAGCGGTTTAACGCAGAGAGGTGAATTTTAACAATGCAATACCCTGAGATTGGAAAAACATTTGAGAAGTTGCTTCTCATATCCGCTCGCGCCCGAAGGGAGCGAGGATTCAAGTTTACGAGCCTTGCTCATCTACTTGATGAAGAATACCTTCGGGATTGCTACCAGAACCTTAACCGGAATAAGGCGGTAGGAATTGACAATGTAAGCTGGCAGGAATATGGTATAAATCTGGATGAAAATCTCCGGCGGCTTGTCGATAGGCTCAAACGTAAAAAGTATAAGCCTAAACCGGCAAGGCGGGTATATATACCCAAGGACGATAAAGAAACCCGTCCACTGGGTATATCTGCGATAGAAAGCAAGATAGTAGAAAGCGGGATTGCCCGCATACTAAACTGCATATATGAGCAGGATTTTCTGGATTGTTCTTACGGTTTTCGCCCGAACAGGAACTGTCATCAGGCGTTAAAGACACTTAACGACCTGATAACATACCAGCCGGTAAACCATATTGTCGAAGCCGATATTAAAGGCTTCTTCGATAATGTTGACCACGATAAGCTGCTGGAGTTTATTCGAATAAGGATAAATGACACGGCATTATTAGGGCTGATTGGTAAGTTTCTCAAAGCCGGTTATGTTGACGATGGTCAACTAATAGTATCGCAAAAGGGTACTCCGCAAGGAAGTATTCTAAGCCCGATACTGGCGAATATATTCCTGCACTATGTACTGGACGAGTGGTTTGAGGCTACGGTTAAAAGCCATACGACCGGTTACTGTGAGCTTGTGAGATATGCGGATGATTTTGTATGCGTAGTTCGCTACGCAGACGATGCCGAACGCATTGAGCAGGCGTTGAAGAATAGGTTCAATAAATACGGATTGGAAATACATCCTACAAAGAGCCGCCGGATAACATTTGGTCGCTTTGAGAAGGAAAACGCCGTAAAAGAGAGCCGAAAGCCTAACACGTTTGACTTTTTAGGATTTACGCATTACTGCGACATCTCACGCCGAGGCAAATTTAAGCTCGGGCGTAAGACAAGCGGAAAGAAATTCTCTGCCAAGTGCAGGGAGATGAATGACTGGCTCAAGGCGATACGAAACCACGTCAAGACTAAAGACTGGTGGAAAGTTCTTGTTGCCAAACTGCGAGGCCATTATCAGTATTACGGCGTAAGTGAGAACTACGCCGGTATCAGGAGTTTTTACAAACTCACGATAAGGATGGTACGGAAATGGCTGAACAGGCGTAGCCAAAAGCGAAAGATGAGTTGGGAACGGTTTAGTAATTACCTTGAACACTATCCTTTGCCAAAACCCGAAATAGTGCATAGCTTTTACAATCGGCAAGTGTAAAGTGAGTTAAACCGAAGAGCCGGATGTGGGAAATCCACAAGTCCGGTTCTGTGAGGGGCATTGACGTTTCCTCACATTTAATAAATGAAAAAATTAAGTTTATGGATGAAAGGAACTATATTATGTCTACTCGACAAGACAAAAGACCTACAGGCACTCGTTATAGTGAAGCATTTAAGTTGCAAGTGGTAAATGAGCTTGAATCTGGTAAACTCTCATGTATAAATGAAGCCAATATTCGTTATGGAATAGCAGGAAGCCACACCGTTAAGCGTTGGCTTAAGAAATACGGCCGAAACCATTTAATACCAAAGAGGATACGCGTGGAAAGACCAGATGAACATGACCGGTTAAAGCAATTAAAAGCAGAGAACAAAGAGCTGAAAGAAGCTCTCGCAGATGCTTATTTAGAAAAGCTTGTAAGTGATTCTCGATTTGAAGTTACCTGTGAGCAGTTTGGCTTGGACAGTGAAGAAGTCAAAAAAAAACTAGATACGAAACGGCACACAAGGCTTACAAAAGGGCTTCAGAAAAGGAAGAAAAAGTAACCATAACTGAAATATGCTGCGCATCAGGCATAAGCCGCCAGTATTTTTATAAGACTCGTAAAGTGCGTCAAAAGCAGCTTATTGATGAGGCTTTTATAATGGATTTGGTAAACCAGGAGCGTTCCTTGCAGCCTCAATTAGGCTGCAGAAAGCTCTTGTCGCTGATATCTGAGGACTTATCAGAAGCGGGGGTTAGTATAGGTCGAGATCGGTTTTTCGATTTGATGGGCAAGTTTAATAAGCTGATCAAGCCTAAAAGACGCAGCACCTCAACGACTAACAGCCGGCACAGGTTTCGGGTCTATAGTAATAAGCTTAAAGATATGAATCTGCAAGGCCCAAATGAGGCAATTGTAAGTGATATAACTTATATACGCACCGATCAGGGTTTTGTCTATCTTGCTCTTGTAATGGATGCCTTCAGCCGCAAGGTCATAGGTTATGATTGCAGTGATAGTCTTGAGGCCGAGGGTTGTTTAAGAGCCTTGAACCGAGCATTGAAGCAGATCCCCACCTCAGCAAAGGCGGTTCATCATTCCGATCGAGGCTGCCAGTACTGCTGCAATGCTTATATTGATATGCTCCAAGAAGCTGGTATTGGTATCAGCATGACAGAAGATAAACATTGTTATGAAAATGCTAAGGCAGAGCGGCTTAACGGAATAATGAAACATGAATATGGTTTGTGCAATACCTTTGCGAAAAAGGAACATGCCTATGAGGCAGTAAAACAAGCGGTGTTGCTTTATAATACCCGCCGCCCGCATGCAGCATTAGGCTATCGAATACCAGAGGCGGTGCACTTGGCAGCGTGATATATTCCTCCGTTCCGGTCGCCCTTCGGGCTCCCTCCACTACGGAATATATCGTTAAATCGTAATAGAAAAGAGAAAAGAAAAGTGTCAACTTTAAACCAGGACTTGACAGGCAAAATCATTAGTGAGAAATTAGTGCCGATTAGCGGCTTAAAATCTTTCTCATATTCAATAATCCTGTAGATCCTGTAAATCCTGTCTAAAAAAATAAAACTCCGTCTCTTCCGAATCATTAGCGAAAAATTAGTGTTGATTAGTGGCTGAATATCTAAGCGTCCTTCGTGGTTTAATAAGACTTTTTCAAAAAAATCGGCGGAAATTTTATTTTTTCCTTGAATTCTCCCCTCAAATTCGGTAAGTTCAGTCCGGAAAGGGCAACTGGCGTTATTTGGGATAAGGTTAAAATTTATTAATTTTTTATCTGGAGATAAATATGTGTATTCTTAGAGTTTCGGTTATCGCTGCTCTTGCTGCAGCAGGCATTGCATTCGGTTTCGCCGCAGGCGACGGCACGGCAAACAACCCATACCAGATTTCCACCCCCGACCACCTTGAAGCGGTGAACAACGACCTCTCCGCCCATTACGTTCTGAAGAATGATATCGACCTTTCGGCCAGAACCTACGACCGGGCTGTTATCGCTCCTGATACTGATTACACCGATTCGGATTTCAACGGCAGCCTCTTTTCCGGCTCATTTGATGGGGCAGGTTATAAGATTCTGAACCTTACAGTTGACACTTCAAATGTAACAAAAGATTATCCCCGATATCTCGGCCTTTTGGGAAAAATAGATGGCGGCGAAGTTCGAAATCTCGGAATTGAAAATGCCCAAATAACTGGCGGCGATAATTCAAGATATCTCGGCGGCCTGTGCGGATATAATCGGGAAGGCACAATCACAAACTGCTATGCGACAAGCGATATTTCAGGCTTTGTTTATCCCGGCGGCCTGTGCGGATATAATGATGACGGCATAATAACGAACTGCTATGTAACAGGCTCTGTTTCGGGTGGCGATAATTCTTATTATCCCGGCGGCCTGTGCGGATATACTAGTGGCACAATCACGAACTGCTATGCAACAGGCTCTGTTTCGGGAGGTGATAGACTTGGCGGCCTTTGTGGATGGAATTCGAACGGCACGATCGAAAACTGCTATGCCACCGGCTCTGTTTCAGGCGGCGATGATTCTCATCGTCTCGGCGGCCTGTGCGGATTTAATTCAGGTACAATCGCGAGCTCCTATGCGACCGGCTCTGTTTCAGGAGGCAGCCATCTCGGCGGGCTGTGCGGATACAATTATGAAGGCACAATCAGGAACTGCTATGCGACCGGCTCTGTTTCAGGAAAAAGAAATCTCGGCGGCCTGTGCGGAGTGAATTTAGGCACAATTACAAGCTGCTTCTGGGATAAAGAGGCAAGCGGGATTGCCTACAGCTATGGCGGAACGGGGATTACGACAGCCCAGATGCAGACTCTGGACACATTTACCAGTGCCGGATGGGATTATGTAAACGAAGATACTAACGGGCAGATGGATCTCTGGTATCAGCATGCGGGCGAATATCCAAAGCTTTTCTGGCAGGCGATCCCGGGCGACATCAGCTATGACGGATACGTCGGCGAGGCTGATATGATTATTATGGCAGAGCAGTGGCTTCAGGCTCCGCCGGAACAAACCCGCCTTGAAGCAGATTCCAACTTCGATGAATACGTTGATATTCTCGATTTTGCGATATTTTCAGAAAATTGGCTTTTAGAAAACTAATTTTAATATTTATTGAAAGGAATCCAATGTTTTTAGTTAAGGACACCATAGAGCAAAGGGATGAACTGATAAAGTCTCTGGAAGATTTAGACACTGCTGTTGCTGTTGTGATAGCGGCTGCGCATTTCGAATGGACCCTAAGGCGATGTATTCTCGCTTTGGGAACAAATCCCACAAAGGAAATAAAGGACGAAGAAGGGGCTTTGTATAAGTGCTGCGGTCTTGATGGGTACAAAGATGCGTGGAAGGAAGAAGTTAAAAATCAAACAGGGGAGAACCTTGCAGAAGTTGTCAGCTCTTGGGAAGAAGTTCGTAAGGCATTTGAACTTAGAAACAGATTAGTGCACGGCTCAGGCGGGAGCACTGGAAAAGAGTATGGAAGGGATAGAATTGATGTTTTGCTTAAATCAGCGAGAGAATTGACCGACTACGCTGAAAAGCATGGCAAGAAGATTTACGGGAATAATATTGTAAGAAAAGAAAAACGCGAATAATTCACATAACCCAAAATAATCAGCTAAAATTAGCGGCTAATAAATCCCGTCTAAAAAATATCCCCTTAGTGAATCTTAGAGCTGCTTAGTGGCTGAAATATCTCAGCGGAGATTAGCGGCGAAATCTTAGAACTCTTCATGGCAGCTTTGCCGGAAAATATAGACGCACACATGGCCCTTTAAGGATTGAATTTTTGCATTAATGATTATAATGCTAACTGCGTTATGATTATTTGTTCATTTTTTTTCGGGAAACAGATATGTGCGGAATAGTAGGATATATAGGCAGTAAGCCTGCCCAGCAGATACTTATAGATGGGCTGAAAAGGCTTGAATACCGCGGCTATGATTCAGCAGGCATCGGCCTGCATGGCGGAACAAAAATAAAGATAACCAAGCAGAAAGGCCGGATTGCAGGTCTCAGCGAGTCTCTCCCCCGAGATAACCCCATCGAAACTGTGGGCATCGGCCACACCCGATGGGCTACTCACGGCGAACCTAACACGGTAAACTCGCACCCGCATCTCGATTATTCGGGCAAAATATCCGTTGTGCACAACGGGATCATTGAAAATTACGGCGCTTTGAAGAAGTTCCTCATCGAAAAGGGCTGTGAATTTAAGAGCCAGACCGATACAGAGGTAATAGCGAATCTAATCGGATACTTCTACGAACAGGAAACCGACTGCGAGCAGGACTGCTTCGAGTGGTCTGTGCAGAAGGCTCTCAATCAGGTTTACGGAACATACGGGCTTGCTGTGATGTGCAGCGATTATCCCGATGTGATTGTTGCAGCGAAGAAGGGCTCGCCTCTGCTGATTGGTGTGGGCGACGGGGAGAATCTGATTGCCTCGGATGCCTCTGCTATTGTTGAACACACAAAGCAGGTTATATATCTCGAAGATGATGAGATGGCGATCGTTGAAAAAGATGACGTTACCATCAAAACCATCCACAACAAACGCATTGAAAGAGAGCTCAAGGAGATTGATTTCTCCATAGAAGAGATAGAGCTCGGCGGATACGAGCATTATATGCTCAAGGAAATATTCGAACAGCCAGATGCGCTTTCAACCTGCCTCAAAGGCCGGCTGGATATGAACAACTACAAAATTATCCTCGGCGGAATCGAGAATCTCTCCCGCCAGCTCACAACAGCAAAACGCTTCATCCTCACCGGCTGCGGAACTGCCTGGCATGCCTGCCTTGTGGGCGAGTATCTCATGGAAAGGCTTGCCAGAACGCCTGTTGAAGTGGAGTATGCAAGTGAGCTGAGATACAGAAATCCAATTATCGAGGAGGGAACGGTAGTGATAGCGGTGAGCCAGTCCGGCGAAACCGCCGATACTCTCGCAGCTATTGAGATGTGCAAGGAGCGCGGGGCCACTGTCCTCGGCGTTGTTAATGTGGTGGGTTCTACGATCGCCCGCACAACCGATGCCGGAGTTTATCTCAGGGTTGGCCCGGAGATCGGTGTTGCCAGCACGAAGGCCTTCACAGCTCAGGTGGCAGTGCTTACGATGATGGCAATCGAGCTTGGCAGAAGGCGCCATCTGGACAATGCAAGAACCGAGCAGCTGATTACAGACCTCAACAAAATACCGAACATCATCAATGATGTGCTCAAATATTCCGATATGATAAAGGATATCTCCAAAGAATGCGGCGACCGCGAAAACTGGCTCTTCCTCGGCAGGGGATACAACTACCCGACAGCCCTTGAAGGGGCTCTGAAGCTCAAGGAGATTAGCTATATCCACGCCGAAGGCCTGCCCGCTGCTGAGATGAAACACGGGCCGATTGCACTTATAAACGACGGTATGCCCGCTGTTTTCATCGCCACGCGCTGCTCAAATTACGATAAGATAATCAGCAACATTGAGGAAGTGCGTGCAAGGGGCGGGAAAACAATCATTATCGCAAATGAAGGCGATGAGGAAATCGAAAGATACGCAGATTATCTGATTCGGATTCCGAATGTGGATGATGCCCTCGAACCGCTGGTTGCGGCGATTCCGCTTCAGCTGCTCGCCTACCACTGCGCAGTGCTGCGCGGGCTGGATGTGGATAAGCCCCGCAACCTCGCCAAGAGCGTTACTGTGGAGTAACGCCGGCTGATTGTCGGAGCGATGCTTTATGGCAAAAGTAATTAAAACTGCTGCCTGCCAGTTTCCTGTGTCTGCGGATATTTCCGCTAATCTGGACTGGATGATTTCGTTTATTCAGCAGGCGGGAGAGAAGGACTGCGATGTGGTTCACTTCCCTGAATGCTGCCTCAGCGGATACGCATCTGTTGATTTTAAAACTTGGAAAAATTTCGATTGGGATTTGCTCCATGATTCAGCCGAAAGGGTAGCGCAGGCAGCAAAGGAAAACAATATTTACGTAATCTACGGAACAAGCAGGCAGAATGAAACCGGCGATAAACCCTACAACAGCCTAATTGTGATTGATAAGGCCGGCAACACGGTGAGCGTGTATGATAAGTGTTTCTGCACGCCCAAGGGGATTGCGTTTTACCAGCCCGGCACACAATTCGTTAAATACGAGATTAACGGCATCGTCTGCTCCTCGCTTATATGCTACGACCTCAGATTCCCCGAGGTGTACCGAAAGCTCAAGTCGATGGGGGTGGAGTGTATATTCCAGTCTTTTTACAATGCACGCCAGCGAAAGGCCTCTGTACATACCGATATTATGCGTCAGACAATGCAGTGCAGGGCAGCCACGAACTACTTCTGGGTGAGTATGACAAATTCCTCCGCACCGATAAGCCCGTATCCTTCCGCCTTTATCCGCCCGGACGGCAAAATTGCGGCACAGCTCCAATTCGATACGCCCGGGATGATGATAAACAAAATCGACACTTCCCTCGAATTCTACGACGCCTCCGGACCATATCGACAAACAGCAATGAACGGCCGCCTAAACAACGCCTGAAAGGCTTAGCTTATTGGCTGAGTAATGCCGTATTTTGCAGGTTTTCCTAATTATGATTCGCCGGTTAGTTGGCTGTACGCTTAGGGCTTATTCCCATTCGATTGTGGCGGGGGGTTTGCTGGAGATATCGTAAACCACTCTGTTCACTCCGCGAACCTCGTTTATTATCCGGCTTGAGATGATGCTGAGAGTATCGTACGGTATTCGTGAGAAGTCTGCTGTCATAAAGTCTGAGGTGTCCACAGACCGCACAGCGATCACGCTCTCATAGCTCCTGTCGTCTCCCATTACTCCCACATTCTTCACCGGCAGAAGAACAGCAAGTGTCTGGCTGCATTGCCTGTACAGTCCGGCGGCCTTTATCTCATCGATTAGAATTTCGTCTGCCTGCCTCACGATCCTCAGCTTTTCTTTTGTTATATCGCCGATTATCCGCACTGCAAGCCCCGGGCCGGGGAAGGGATGCCGCCATACCATATCTTCAGGCAGGCCGAGGTATTCCCCGAGCAGGCGAACCTCATCCTTGAATAGATCCCGCAGCGGCTCAACAAGCCCGAATCCAAGCTCCTCAGGCAGCCCGCCAACGTTGTGGTGCAGTTTGATATTAGCTGCGAGGTTGCCGTCTTTCGAGCCCGATTCTATCACATCCGGATAGAGCGTCCCCTGGGCGAGGTATTTTGCGTTTTCGATCTTCTCCGCCTCGGATTTGAACGCCTCAATGAATTCTGCCCCGATAATCTTTCGCTTCTGCTGCGGGTCTGTGATCCCTTCAAGCCTTCCCAGAAACTGCTCAGACCAGTCCACCACGCGCAGATTAACGTTGAAATGCCCGCAGAATGTTTTTTCAACGCCCTCCCGCTCGTTCTCGCGGAGAAGGCCGTTATCAACGAATATGCAGTGCAGCCGATCGCCGATAGCCTTGTGCAGAAGCGCCGCCACAACTGAAGAATCCACTCCGCCGCTGAGCCCGCATATAACGTTTTCATCCTTGAGC
This window of the Sedimentisphaera salicampi genome carries:
- the guaA gene encoding glutamine-hydrolyzing GMP synthase yields the protein MKKSHEKIAIIDFGSQYGQLIARRVREQKVLSAIYPPSVRAEELAGENLAGIILSGGPASVYDENAPSCDEKLFDLGVPVLGICYGMQIASKILGADIRPAESREYGRTNLHVSEDSGLLAGVPEKTTVWMSHSDQVNQLNDDFITLAQTPTCPYAAVKYRKKPFYGVQFHPEVTHTPDGSEMLKNFLYQICECNGDWLIGDIAEEMISQLKAELKDENVICGLSGGVDSSVVAALLHKAIGDRLHCIFVDNGLLRENEREGVEKTFCGHFNVNLRVVDWSEQFLGRLEGITDPQQKRKIIGAEFIEAFKSEAEKIENAKYLAQGTLYPDVIESGSKDGNLAANIKLHHNVGGLPEELGFGLVEPLRDLFKDEVRLLGEYLGLPEDMVWRHPFPGPGLAVRIIGDITKEKLRIVRQADEILIDEIKAAGLYRQCSQTLAVLLPVKNVGVMGDDRSYESVIAVRSVDTSDFMTADFSRIPYDTLSIISSRIINEVRGVNRVVYDISSKPPATIEWE
- a CDS encoding carbon-nitrogen hydrolase family protein, whose protein sequence is MAKVIKTAACQFPVSADISANLDWMISFIQQAGEKDCDVVHFPECCLSGYASVDFKTWKNFDWDLLHDSAERVAQAAKENNIYVIYGTSRQNETGDKPYNSLIVIDKAGNTVSVYDKCFCTPKGIAFYQPGTQFVKYEINGIVCSSLICYDLRFPEVYRKLKSMGVECIFQSFYNARQRKASVHTDIMRQTMQCRAATNYFWVSMTNSSAPISPYPSAFIRPDGKIAAQLQFDTPGMMINKIDTSLEFYDASGPYRQTAMNGRLNNA
- a CDS encoding transposase; translated protein: MSTRQDKRPTGTRYSEAFKLQVVNELESGKLSCINEANIRYGIAGSHTVKRWLKKYGRNHLIPKRIRVERPDEHDRLKQLKAENKELKEALADAYLEKLVSDSRFEVTCEQFGLDSEEVKKKLDTKRHTRLTKGLQKRKKK
- a CDS encoding alpha-L-fucosidase is translated as MINRREFAKIMGAAGLIGLPALSRGQFNTSAPSYLKDFAQNYSAKPHNSAMDWFRNSEFGLFLHYGLYSLLGRGEWVQLKEKIHVKEYEKLIKRFTAENFDADEITDLALRAEMKYVNITTRHHDSFCLFDTKSTNFNSVKSPAKRDLVAELAEACDKKGLGLCLYFTHGRDWRHPHAPNNDNWGSFARPRYHEPEPYYKYGKEHDLNIYVEYMHQQLEELLTQYGPIASIWLDGHGVPMSGPIEKFRVDDTYKLIRKIQPQCLITAKWGYNGQEDYYSPEIHWLNNKKKVKEKQAAGKPFEICTAIAGWGYTKKHDGNHRGFNSVLDNLKYAAEYDANLLLNIAPLPDGSLDKQDVNTLHKVGKYIRKNGFPKQKSPS
- the ltrA gene encoding group II intron reverse transcriptase/maturase, with the translated sequence MQYPEIGKTFEKLLLISARARRERGFKFTSLAHLLDEEYLRDCYQNLNRNKAVGIDNVSWQEYGINLDENLRRLVDRLKRKKYKPKPARRVYIPKDDKETRPLGISAIESKIVESGIARILNCIYEQDFLDCSYGFRPNRNCHQALKTLNDLITYQPVNHIVEADIKGFFDNVDHDKLLEFIRIRINDTALLGLIGKFLKAGYVDDGQLIVSQKGTPQGSILSPILANIFLHYVLDEWFEATVKSHTTGYCELVRYADDFVCVVRYADDAERIEQALKNRFNKYGLEIHPTKSRRITFGRFEKENAVKESRKPNTFDFLGFTHYCDISRRGKFKLGRKTSGKKFSAKCREMNDWLKAIRNHVKTKDWWKVLVAKLRGHYQYYGVSENYAGIRSFYKLTIRMVRKWLNRRSQKRKMSWERFSNYLEHYPLPKPEIVHSFYNRQV
- the glmS gene encoding glutamine--fructose-6-phosphate transaminase (isomerizing), whose translation is MCGIVGYIGSKPAQQILIDGLKRLEYRGYDSAGIGLHGGTKIKITKQKGRIAGLSESLPRDNPIETVGIGHTRWATHGEPNTVNSHPHLDYSGKISVVHNGIIENYGALKKFLIEKGCEFKSQTDTEVIANLIGYFYEQETDCEQDCFEWSVQKALNQVYGTYGLAVMCSDYPDVIVAAKKGSPLLIGVGDGENLIASDASAIVEHTKQVIYLEDDEMAIVEKDDVTIKTIHNKRIERELKEIDFSIEEIELGGYEHYMLKEIFEQPDALSTCLKGRLDMNNYKIILGGIENLSRQLTTAKRFILTGCGTAWHACLVGEYLMERLARTPVEVEYASELRYRNPIIEEGTVVIAVSQSGETADTLAAIEMCKERGATVLGVVNVVGSTIARTTDAGVYLRVGPEIGVASTKAFTAQVAVLTMMAIELGRRRHLDNARTEQLITDLNKIPNIINDVLKYSDMIKDISKECGDRENWLFLGRGYNYPTALEGALKLKEISYIHAEGLPAAEMKHGPIALINDGMPAVFIATRCSNYDKIISNIEEVRARGGKTIIIANEGDEEIERYADYLIRIPNVDDALEPLVAAIPLQLLAYHCAVLRGLDVDKPRNLAKSVTVE
- a CDS encoding GLUG motif-containing protein — protein: MCILRVSVIAALAAAGIAFGFAAGDGTANNPYQISTPDHLEAVNNDLSAHYVLKNDIDLSARTYDRAVIAPDTDYTDSDFNGSLFSGSFDGAGYKILNLTVDTSNVTKDYPRYLGLLGKIDGGEVRNLGIENAQITGGDNSRYLGGLCGYNREGTITNCYATSDISGFVYPGGLCGYNDDGIITNCYVTGSVSGGDNSYYPGGLCGYTSGTITNCYATGSVSGGDRLGGLCGWNSNGTIENCYATGSVSGGDDSHRLGGLCGFNSGTIASSYATGSVSGGSHLGGLCGYNYEGTIRNCYATGSVSGKRNLGGLCGVNLGTITSCFWDKEASGIAYSYGGTGITTAQMQTLDTFTSAGWDYVNEDTNGQMDLWYQHAGEYPKLFWQAIPGDISYDGYVGEADMIIMAEQWLQAPPEQTRLEADSNFDEYVDILDFAIFSENWLLEN